Proteins from a single region of Hydra vulgaris chromosome 12, alternate assembly HydraT2T_AEP:
- the LOC100201097 gene encoding prefoldin subunit 6 produces the protein MANAKAQKYLQKEVEIFQKLQKDFQKLLNGRQQLDIQYNENKIVKDELDLLEEEANVFKLVGPVLIKQDLSESKLNVQKRIDYIQAELARHDKSIKEIQEKQEEKKEALMKLQQEMQIAMQNHSNHSDKV, from the coding sequence atgGCAAATGCTAAAGCACAAAAGTATCTTCAGAAAGaagttgaaatttttcaaaagttacaaaaagaTTTTCAGAAATTATTAAATGGTCGTCAACAATTAGATATTcagtataatgaaaataaaattgttaaagatGAGTTAGACTTGCTTGAAGAAGAAGCAAATGTGTTCAAGTTAGTTGGTCCAGTTTTGATTAAACAAGATTTATCagaatcaaaattaaatgttcAGAAACGAATTGATTATATCCAAGCTGAATTAGCAAGGCATGATAAATCTATTAAAGAAATTCAAGAGaagcaagaagaaaaaaaagaggcATTAATGAAGTTACAACAAGAAATGCAGATTGCAATGCAAAACCATAGTAACCATAGTGATAAAGTTTAA